A single window of Carassius auratus strain Wakin chromosome 9, ASM336829v1, whole genome shotgun sequence DNA harbors:
- the ranbp2 gene encoding RANBP2-like and GRIP domain-containing protein 5/6 isoform X4, whose product MRRSKADVERYISSVQNASPSQKTKTLKGFLFAKLYFEAKEYELAKRHVSEYLTVQPKDPKAHKFLGQLFERDGETDKAVGCYKRSVDLNPAQHDLVLKVAELLCSKPQHDSRAEFWVEKAARLLPGHPAVFNLREKLLSAQSGSNQLYELLQAELKLRPTDTYINQKLVQLYSAEGRLEDAVKHCLAVEKTGILRHCLEWYQLLVSTLQEYLCQPSVSSNEQASRKFHKELLLAQCSRVRLTLTLKDCEESTAALWSFDCAMQDLKNTATNRKDELAEVFTEMRAHLYLYAGTLLLKRAQDGPQQWRTVLDLAALCYLISYQAPRPKARSLKSEQVSHEPLELLACDRQSQAGHMLLNLSQDVEQLLKDVVESFGNRSGPGHLFDQLFGAQIQEQHSFICNDDIHVLSVHAPKAADLAKWDSGAVMLHAGDLQQLVWLGLQWALMGQSVSLQDWLKQLFPRLTLETSKLDTNAPESICLLDLEVFVSGVVFCSQTQLQERVKMTSCSQPLEPRCLPLHIMKLLSSDRQREWWDAVYSLIHKRAQPGTSAKLRLVVQHGLGTLRAGEKHGLQPALLIHWAKHLTDMAERGNSYYDQKEYAGRSVHYWKVVLPLLEKVRHKRSIPEPLQPMFMHFQSKDIQPSQVRVYEEDATISFATLLDIEGNTEEAISKLEQLNSLSSNWHLAKIYQRLSEEAGNGLEETQGRCTDFLLKFRKYLTQIYQASAEDLEKLPVSMEEVMDLLNEVNQQLVGEVDEDQLEYPVTSSPGQPTEGHVKFSTPSSSKSVTSPSKRSVFSPKTPPHWVEDQKSLLQMLCQQVEALKNEVHDLRHNSPDATASSYRMYRDNYAAEGLQETFPAAQTFHGVPLTVATTGPSVYYNQSPAYNSQYLLRTAANVTPTKGPVYGMNRLPPQQHMYAYQQSTHTPPLQSTPACMYPQEQVFGPPIRFESPATSLLSPYSEEYYGHNVPQPTVNPTLPEPGYFTKPCPVTSTQSTRSTESKAVDPKISFGPQFTGEPAKVPNFGGVAAGPTTTSSTAFKFNSNFKSNDGDFTFSSAQVKNSESLLGLLTSDIPPKAEVSSEPKHQTQDQLPSQKEVFTFGSKSAAGFSFTDGAPNKMSIFGNTDQRFSFTSGTKTTLGNSEAREEKSGESDNDGTHVEEDEDGPHFEPIVPLPDKVDVKTGEEEEEEMFCKRAKLFRFDSETKEWKERGIGSIKILKHKSSGKVRLLMRREQVLKICANHYITADMVLKPNAGSDKSWVWYAMDYADEMPKTEQLAIRFKTADEATLFKVKFEEAQKFLSESPQGQQTEKKSETPKPQVSSKEVDLKTLFSKKAGEWDCDVCCVRNAPTSAVCVACNSAAPSTAQVKPVEEPKGSGPVAPPAKLFSFGLSGDSAKSATSTDICSKGFTFGSASFKFGSNDAVETSAGFGAQAEKNTSQTDAPQREKVSAAPAVPFGTGFGAVDTSTGFGAQAEKKTSQADAPQREKVSTAPAVPFGTGFGAVDTSTGFGAQAEKKTSQADAPQREKVSAAPAVPFGTGFGAQFAKKDGQWDCDSCLVRNDASATECVSCKAPCSTVKTNAASKGGLAAMFGKKAGQWDCDTCLVRNEGSSSHCVSCQTANPNMKNKTSAAPSSSSFTFSFGSSSSQPAATGFKANFNPGPAFQFGTSKEKTSLEAFKFESSTTEAEKSSGSSTFAFSMPTPVGGFKFGIAESEAKPSDGQSQNGSASGLLKNIAAHHKEKENEKEAAPSSSEQSVDSDSQDNNPLFTGKPNTFSFADLAKTQGSFQFGQEDPTFKGFAGAGEPLFTGLYPGPKADTSVDQDDEMYKTEENDNIQFEPVVQMPEKVDLVTGEEDEKVLYSQRVKLFRFDTETNQWKERGVGNLKLLKNNQNGRLRVLMRREQVLKVCANHWITTTMNLKPLSGSDRAWMWLASDFSDGDAKLEQLAAKFKTPELAEEFKLKFEESQRLLLDIPLQTPHKLTNTGRTAHLIQKAEEMKSGLKDLKSFLTSQNKDDESADTSHSTSAVVVKLDSEGTAHTLEWDNYDLHEEVHKDYGSSSVRDTPLQPDPVAKNLFRFGESSSGFSFCFQPILSPSKSPSKLNQSQASIGTDDEQEVSQEEERDGQYFEPVVPLPDLVEVSTGEENEQVLFSHRAKLYRYDKDLNQWKERGIGDLKILQHYETKRVRLVMRRDQVLKLCANHWIVSNMKLEPMKGAEKAWIWSAFDFAEGQGKVEQLAVRFKLQETANAFSEIFEEAKTAQEKDTLLTPFSAKLPASTQEMLCGKAAVAVLEETTKERTGISEESSPKLDQTPQSTKNVVSPPKFVFGSDSVQKIFGSPSPSKDKSLVVISSLEDEEAGASRLKTSGAAVASQSSVQTPFSIPTRIYSPSEKKSAQDVSDDDIEIVFECKPTRAQAELAARLMLPPTFFCYKNSPGYISDEDSDDEDFESAVRNLKGKLYVDGADGASDHDSEVTLVWEKRPTADEEQRARRLLLPPTFLCGVSSDSEAEAEKLDDFSTEVQKVQQAQVKPVRWESGPQEISVSSSAPQDTQVKPVRWESGPQEISGSSSAPQDTQVKPEPSDGGAEERQTDGSRPIDLSTKRSSESDSSTATALSFGFTSAAGFSFAELAKTSGEFAFGKKDAGFSWSGAGASVFGSAAAQTKEAEEEDSDDETPHSDEIHFEPIVSLPEVEVRSGEEDEEILFKERAKLYRWDRELNQWKERGVGDIKILFHPEKKSYRLLMRREQVLKVCANHTISPGIELKPMNTSANALVWTATDYSEGDGKVEQLAAKFKTPELAESFRRAFTDTQTRMSQTDAAQTSAAEALSRDSNPVVFFDISIDEEHAGRVVMELFAHIVPRTAENFRALCTGEKGFGYRRSVFHRIIPDFMCQGGDFTSHDGTGGRSIYGGKFEDESFEVRHTGPGLLSMANRGRDTNNSQFFITLKKAEHLDFKHVAFGFVKDGMDVVRRMGELGTKDGKPTHTISISECGQIL is encoded by the exons AAGACACTCAAAGGATTTCTGTTTGCTAAGCTCTACTTCGAGGCTAAGGAGTATGAGCTGGCTAAAAG ACATGTCTCCGAGTATCTGACCGTCCAGCCCAAGGATCCTAAAGCACACAAGTTCCTCGGTCAGCTGTTTGAGCGTGACGGAGAAACAGACAAAGCTGTGGGATGCTACAAG CGCTCGGTGGATCTGAATCCGGCTCAGCACGATCTGGTTCTGAAGGTGGCTGAGCTACTGTGCAGTAAACCCCAGCATGACAGTCGAGCTGAGTTCTGGGTGGAGAAAGCGGCCAGGCTTCTGCCAGGACACCCGGCCGTCTTCAATCTGAGG GAGAAGCTTCTGAGTGCTCAGAGTGGCTCTAACCAGCTGTACGAGCTGCTGCAGGCGGAGCTGAAACTGCGGCCCACCGACACCTACATCAACCAGAAGCTGGTGCAGCTCTACAGCGCAGAGGGCCGGCTCGAGGACGCCGTCAAACACTGCCTCGCCGTGGAGAAGACCGGCATCCTGAGACACTGTCTGGAGTGGTACCAGCTGTTGGTCAGCACCCTGCAG GAGTACCTGTGTCAGCCGAGTGTGTCGTCGAACGAACAGGCGTCACGCAAGTTTCACAAAGAGCTGCTGCTGGCTCAGTGCAGCCGAGTGAGACTGACGCTGACACTGAAGGACTGTGAGGAGAGCACCGCTGCCCTCTGgag TTTTGACTGTGCCATGCAGGATCTGAAGAACACGGCCACAAACAGGAAGGATGAGCTGGCGGAGGTGTTCACGGAGATGAGGGCGCACCTGTACCTGTACGCCGGGACACTGCTGCTGAAGAGAGCCCAGGACGGGCCGCAGCAGTGGAGGACCGTGCTGGATCTGGCTGCTCTCTGTTATCTCATATCTTATCAG GCTCCCAGACCCAAAGCCAGGAGCCTGAAGAGTGAGCAGGTGTCCCATGAGCCTCTGGAGCTGCTGGCCTGTGATCGTCAGAGTCAGGCGGGTCACATGCTGCTGAACCTGAGCCAGGACGTGGAGCAGCTGCTGAAGGATGTGGTGGAGTCGTTCGGGAACCGGAGTGGCCCGGGTCATCTGTTTGATCAGCTGTTCGGTGCACAGATACAGGAGCAGCACTCCTTCATCTGTAACGATGACATCCATGTACTCAGCGTACACGCGCCCAAAGCCGCTGATCTGGCCAAGTGGGACAGTG gagCGGTGATGCTGCACGCGGGTGATCTGCAGCAGCTGGTGTGGCTCGGCCTGCAGTGGGCGCTAATGGGTCAAAGCGTGAGTCTGCAGGACTGGCTCAAGCAGCTCTTCCCTCGCCTCACGCTCGAGACCTCAAAACTGGACACCAACGCACCAGAATCCATCTGCCTGCTGGACCTGGAG gtgttCGTGAGCGGTGTGGTGTTCTGCAGTCAGACACAGCTGCAGGAGCGGGTGAAGATGACGTCCTGCTCTCAGCCGCTCGAGCCTCGCTGTCTGCCGCTGCACATCATGAAGCTGCTGTCgtctgacagacagagagagtggTGGGACGCCGTCTACAGCCTGATCCACAAGAGAGCGCA GCCCGGGACGTCTGCTAAACTGCGTCTGGTCGTGCAGCACGGTCTGGGCACGCTGCGTGCCGGAGAGAAACACGGCCTTCAGCCGGCTCTGCTCATACACTGGGCTAAACACCTGACTGACATG gccgAGCGGGGGAACTCTTACTACGATCAGAAGGAGTATGCTGGACGCAGTGTGCACTACTGGAAGGTTGTGCTCCCCCTGCTGGAGAAGGTGCGACACAAACGCAGCATCCCTGAACCCCTGCAGCCCATGTTCATGCACTTCCAGAGCAAAGACATACAG CCTTCTCAGGTGCGAGTCTATGAGGAAGATGCCACCATAAGCTTCGCCACACTCCTTGACATCGAGGGCAACACTGAGGAGGCAATCTCAAAGCTGGAGCAGCTCAACAGCCTCTCGTCTAACTGGCATCTGGCGAAG ATCTATCAGAGGCTGTCAGAGGAGGCAGGAAACGGGCTTGAGGAGACTCAGGGCAGGTGCACCGACTTCCTCCTGAAGTTCAGGAAGTACTTGACTCAGATTTATCAGGCCAGTGCCGAGGATTTGGAGAAG TTGCCTGTATCGATGGAGGAGGTGATGGATTTGTTGAACGAGGTCAACCAGCAGCTTGTTGGTGAGGtggatgaagatcagctggaatATCCTGTGACATCCAGTCCCGGTCAGCCCACTGAAGGACATGTTAAATTCTCCACCCCTTCCTCATCCAAGAGTGTCACGTCACCATCCAAAAGATCTGTG TTCTCCCCCAAAACACCACCTCACTGGGTGGAGGACCAGAAGTCACTGCTGCAGATGTTATGCCAGCAGGTCGAGGCCTTGAAG AATGAGGTTCATGACCTGCGTCATAATTCTCCAGATGCCACAGCATCCTCATATAGGATGTATAGAGACAACTATGCTGCAGAAGGACTTCAGGAAACATTTCCTGCAGCGCAGACGTTCCACGGTGTTCCTCTCACTG TTGCTACTACAGGTCCCTCTGTGTACTACAACCAGTCTCCAGCATATAATTCACAGTATCTTCTACGCACTGCTGCAAATGTTACACCAACAAAG GGCCCAGTATATGGGATGAATCGTCTTCCTCCACAGCAGCATATGTATGCCTACCAACAATCAACACATACCCCACCTCTTCAGTCAACACCCGCATGCATGTATCCTCAAGAGCAAGTCTTCGGTCCTCCCATCCGGTTTGAGTCACCAGCTACATCCTTACTCTCCCCATACAGTGAGGAGTATTATGGTCACAACGTTCCTCAGCCCACAGTCAATCCAACGTTGCCAGAGCCTGGATATTTCACTAAGCCATGTCCTGTTACATCCACACAGTCAACCAGGAGCACTGAAAGCAAGGCTGTCGACCCCAAAATTAGTTTTGGGCCGCAGTTCACAGGTGAACCTGCTAAGGTTCCCAACTTTGGAGGAGTAGCTGCCGGCCCAACAACAACATCCTCAACAGCATTCAAGTTCAACTCCAATTTCAAGTCCAATGATGGTGATTTCACCTTCTCTTCTGCTCAAGTTAAAAATAGTGAAAGCCTCTTGGGACTTCTGACATCAGATATTCCTCCCAAAGCTGAGGTTTCGTCAGAACCAAAACATCAGACCCAAGACCAGCTGCCTAGCCAGAAAGAAGTCTTTACCTTTGGGAGTAAAAGTGCAGCAGGATTTTCATTCACTGATGGTGCTCCGAACAAGATGAGTATTTTTGGCAACACCGATCAAAGATTTAGTTTTACAAGTGGAACCAAGACAACATTAGGGAATTCAGAGGCTCGGGAAGAGAAAAGTGGTGAAAGCGACAATGATGGCACCCATGTGGAAGAAGATGAGGATGGGCCTCATTTTGAGCCCATTGTGCCTCTACCTGATAAGGTCGATGTGAAAActggtgaggaggaggaggaggagatgttCTGCAAGAGAGCAAAACTCTTCCGATTTGATTCTGAGACTAAAGAATGGAAAGAGAGGGGCATTGGCAGTATCAAAATCCTCAAACACAAAAGCTCCGGGAAAGTTCGTCTGTTAATGAGGAGGGAGCAGGTTCTGAAAATCTGCGCCAATCACTATATCACTGCTGATATGGTCCTCAAACCAAATGCTGGATCTGACAAATCCTGGGTGTGGTACGCTATGGACTATGCAGATGAAATGCCAAAGACTGAGCAGTTGGCCATTCGTTTTAAAACCGCAGACGAGGCAACACTGTTTAAAGTTAAATTTGAGGAAGCTCAAAAGTTCCTTTCGGAATCCCCACAAGGACAACAGACTGAAAAGAAAAGCGAAACTCCAAAGCCTCAGGTTTCATCCAAAGAAGTGGATCTCAAAACCCTGTTTTCCAAGAAGGCGGGTGAATGGGATTGTGACGTGTGCTGTGTAAGAAACGCTCCCACGTCTGCGGTATGTGTGGCCTGCAACAGTGCAGCTCCTTCTACAGCACAAGTCAAACCTGTAGAGGAGCCCAAAGGCTCTGGGCCTGTGGCTCCTCCTGCCAAATtgttttcttttggactttctggAGATTCTGCTAAAAGTGCCACCAGCACTGATATCTGCTCGAAGGGCTTCACGTTTGGATCGGCTTCTTTTAAGTTTGGATCAAACGATGCTGTGGAGACATCTGCTGGCTTTGGAGCTCAGGCTGAGAAGAATACAAGTCAGACTGATGCACCACAGCGAGAGAAAGTGTCAGCAGCTCCAGCAGTCCCATTTGGCACTGGATTTGGTGCGGTGGACACATCTACTGGCTTTGGAGCTCAGGCTGAGAAGAAAACAAGTCAGGCTGATGCACCACAGCGAGAGAAAGTGTCAACAGCTCCAGCAGTCCCATTTGGCACTGGATTTGGTGCGGTGGACACATCTACTGGCTTTGGAGCTCAGGCTGAGAAGAAAACAAGTCAGGCTGATGCACCACAGCGAGAGAAAGTGTCAGCAGCTCCAGCAGTCCCATTTGGCACTGGATTTGGTGCTCAGTTTGCCAAGAAAGATGGTCAGTGGGACTGTGACTCCTGCCTAGTGAGGAATGATGCCTCGGCAACTGAATGCGTTTCTTGCAAAGCCCCCTGCAGCACTGTAAAAACTAATGCAGCATCGAAAGGTGGGCTAGCTGCCATGTTTGGTAAAAAAGCTGGTCAGTGGGATTGTGACACTTGCCTGGTAAGAAATGAAGGTTCATCTAGTCATTGTGTTTCATGCCAGACAGCAAacccaaatatgaaaaacaagACCTCTGCTGCACCATCAAGTTCCTCTTTTACCTTCAGTTTTGGTAGTTCTAGCAGCCAACCTGCTGCGACAGGATTTAAAGCCAATTTCAATCCAGGCCCTGCTTTTCAGTTCGGCACAAGTAAGGAAAAAACATCCTTAGAAGCCTTCAAGTTTGAGTCCTCCACAACTGAAGCTGAAAAGTCATCAGGCAGTTCCACTTTTGCGTTTTCCATGCCGACGCCTGTTGGCGGATTTAAGTTTGGCATTGCAGAATCTGAGGCAAAACCATCAGACGGACAGTCCCAAAATGGATCTGCATCTGGCCTCCTCAAAAATATTGCTGCGCAtcacaaagagaaagagaatgaaaaagAGGCAGCCCCAAGTTCCTCAGAACAGTCTGTAGACTCTGATAGTCAAGATAATAATCCCCTCTTTACTGGTAAGCCTAACACCTTTAGTTTCGCTGACTTGGCAAAGACACAAGGCAGTTTTCAGTTTGGCCAGGAGGATCCCACTTTCAAAGGCTTTGCAGGGGCTGGCGAGCCTCTCTTTACAGGGTTGTATCCTGGGCCCAAGGCCGACACCTCTGTCGATCAAGATGATGAAATGTACAAAACTGAGGAGAATGACAATATTCAGTTTGAGCCTGTTGTTCAGATGCCAGAGAAGGTCGACCTTGTTACAGGTGAAGAAGATGAGAAAGTCTTGTATTCACAGCGTGTCAAACTCTTCAGATTTGATACAGAAACAAACCAATGGAAAGAAAGAGGAGTCGGCAACCTAAAACTGCTCAAGAATAACCAGAACGGGAGACTGCGAGTTCTTATGAGGAGAGAGCAGGTGTTGAAAGTGTGTGCTAATCATTGGATCACAACCACAATGAACTTAAAGCCCCTCTCAGGCTCGGATCGAGCCTGGATGTGGTTGGCCAGTGACTTCTCAGATGGAGATGCCAAATTAGAACAACTTGCGGCAAAATTCAAAACACCTGAGCTTGCAGAAGAATTCAAGCTGAAATTTGAGGAGAGTCAGAGACTGCTTTTGGATATTCCTTTGCAGACCCCTCACAAGCTCACAAACACTGGAAGAACAGCCCATCTTATACAGAAAGCTGAAGAAATGAAATCTGGACTTAAGGACCTCAAATCATTCTTGACTTCCCAAAACAAGGACGATGAAAGTGCCGATACAAGTCATAGTACTTCTGCAGTTGTAGTTAAGCTCGACTCTGAGGGCACTGCACACACTTTAGAATGGGATAATTACGATTTGCATGAGGAAGTGCACAAGGACTATGGCAGCTCCTCTGTGCGTGATACTCCTTTGCAGCCAGATCCAGTTGCTAAAAATTTATTCCGCTTTGGCGAGTCGTCCTCAGGGTTTAGTTTCTGTTTTCAGCCTATTCTCAGTCCCTCTAAGTCCCCATCTAAGCTAAACCAGAGCCAGGCTTCCATTGGCACAGATGATGAGCAAGAAGTGTCTCAGGAGGAAGAGCGAGATGGTCAGTACTTTGAGCCTGTTGTGCCACTGCCTGATCTTGTTGAGGTCTCAACCGGAGAGGAGAACGAGCAAGTCCTTTTCAGTCACCGGGCCAAATTATACCGCTACGATAAAGATCTTAATCAGTGGAAGGAACGAGGTATAGGAGACCTTAAAATACTACAGCACTATGAAACTAAGCGTGTTAGACTTGTGATGAGGCGGGACCAGGTCCTCAAACTGTGTGCGAACCATTGGATTGTTTCCAATATGAAGCTTGAGCCCATGAAAGGAGCCGAGAAAGCGTGGATCTGGAGTGCCTTTGATTTTGCTGAGGGGCAGGGCAAGGTGGAACAGCTGGCAGTTCGATTTAAACTGCAGGAAACCGCAAATGCTTTCAGTGAAATTTTCGAAGAGGCAAAGACTGCCCAAGAAAAAGACACTCTACTGACCCCGTTTTCTGCAAAACTACCTGCCTCCACCCAGGAGATGCTTTGTGGCAAGGCTGCAGTTGCTGTACTTGAGGAAACAACAAAAGAACGTACTGGAATCTCTGAAGAAAGCAGTCCTAAACTGGATCAGACACCTCAAAGCACCAAGAATGTGGTCTCTCCTCCAAAGTTCGTCTTTGGTTCAGACTCTGTGCAGAAGATTTTTGGAAGCCCTTCGCCATCAAAAGACAAATCTCTGGTTGTGATTTCTAGTTTAGAAGACGAGGAAGCGGGTGCCTCGAGACTGAAAACCTCTGGAGCAGCAGTGGCCAGCCAGTCATCGGTCCAGACTCCTTTCAGCATACCAACAAGAA TTTACTCTCCGTCAGAGAAGAAGAGCGCTCAAGACGTGTCTGATGATGATATTGAGATCGTATTTGAGTGTAAACCAACGAGAGCGCAAGCAGAGCTGGCCGCCAGACTGATGCTTCCTCCTACCTTCTTCTGTTACAAAAACAGTCCAGGATACATCAGTGACGAAGACAGCGATG ATGAGGATTTTGAGAGCGCAGTGAGGAATCTGAAGGGGAAGCTGTATGTGGATGGAGCTGATGGAGCGTCTGATCATG ACTCGGAGGTCACTCTGGTGTGGGAGAAGCGGCCGACAGCAGACGAGGAGCAGAGAGCCAGACGCCTCCTCCTGCCTCCCACCTTCCTGTGCGGCGTCAGCAGCGACTCTGAAGCAGAGGCAGAGAAACTGGACGACTTCAGCACTGAGGTCCAGAAGGTACAGCAGGCCCAGGTGAAGCCCGTCCGCTGGGAGTCCGGACCGCAGGAGATCAGCGTTTCTTCATCAGCTCCTCAGGACACACAGGTGAAGCCCGTCCGCTGGGAGTCTGGACCGCAGGAGATCAGCGGTTCTTCATCAGCTCCTCAGGACACACAGGTGAAGCCCGAGCCGAGCGACGGCGGAGCAGAGGAGCGTCAGACTGATGGCAGCCGTCCCATCGATCTCTCCACCAAGAGAAGCAGTGAGAGCGACTCCAGCACAGCTACAG CTCTCTCTTTCGGATTCACATCTGCCGCTGGGTTTTCATTTGCAGAACTCGCTAAGACTTCAGGGGAATTTGCTTTTGGTAAAAAAG ATGCTGGTTTCTCGTGGTCCGGCGCAGGAGCCTCAGTCTTCGGGAGCGCAGCGGCTCAAACTAAAGAAGCAGAAGAGGAGGACAGCGATGATGAGACGCCCCACAGTGACGAGATCCACTTTGAGCCGATCGTGTCCCTGCCCGAG GTGGAGGTGAGGTCCGGTGAGGAGGACGAGGAGATCCTGTTCAAAGAGAGAGCCAAACTCTACCGCTGGGACCGCGAGCTCAACCAGTGGAAGGAGCGCGGCGTGGGAGACATCAAGATCCTCTTCCACCCCGAGAAGAAGAGCTATCGCCTGCTGATGAGACGAGAGCAGGTGCTCAAAGTGTGCGCCAACCACACCATCAGCCCCGGCATCGAGCTCAAGCCCATGAACACCTCGGCTAACGCTCTGGTGTGGACCGCCACCGACTActccg AGGGAGATGGGAAGGTGGAGCAGCTGGCAGCTAAGTTCAAGACTCCGGAGCTGGCCGAGTCCTTCAGACGAGCGTTCACAGACACACAGACCCGCATGTCTCAGACGGACGCCGCTCAGACGTCTGCCGCAGAGGCGCTGTCTCGAGACTCCAACCCTGTGGTGTTCTTCGACATCTCCATCGATGAGGAGCATGCTGGGAGAGTGGTCATGGAGCTCTTCGCTCACATCGTGCCCCGGACGGCGGAGAACTTCCGAGCTCTGTGTACGGGAGAGAAGGGCTTCGGTTACCGCCGCTCCGTCTTCCACAGGATCATCCCAGACTTCATGTGTCAG ggcgGTGATTTCACCAGTCATGATGGGACGGGGGGGAGGTCTATCTACGGAGGTAAGTTTGAGGACGAGAGCTTCGAGGTGAGGCACACAGGACCCGGCCTGCTGTCCATGGCCAACCGCGGCAGAGACACCAACAACTCTCAGTTCTTCATCACGCTCAAGAAAGCAGAGCACCTGGACTTCAAGCACGTGGCCTTCGGATTCGTCAAAGACGGCATGGATGTGGTGAGGAGGATGGGAGAGCTGGGCACTAAAGACGGGAAGCCCACGCACACCATCAGCATCTCCGAGTGTGGACAGATCCTGTGA